A part of Olleya sp. Bg11-27 genomic DNA contains:
- a CDS encoding polysaccharide biosynthesis protein, translating into MFNNKCVLITGAAGTIGSALTHFIVGNKPLKIILLDNAETPLFNLEETLRLKVLISTNIIYVLGCITDQSFVQKLFSAHTIDYVFHTAAYKHVPILERNPIPGVKVNCFGTKILADAAVKYEVKNFVLVSTDKAVAPANVMGATKLLAEKYVSALSKQYPELTRFVTLRFGNVIGSNGSVIPLFREQLLKDKRLTLTHKETTRYFISVSKVVVLLIESLKFAKTGALFLLEMGEAQSILNIAKQTISELKLKEEEVQIEIVGLRPGEKLHEDLVNKHTSLEKTTHPEIYLIKEEEILSLDVVTSNLKSLQIIVDQQNDIEVVRCLKKILKTFTSQNSEFERLD; encoded by the coding sequence ATGTTTAATAATAAATGTGTCCTAATTACAGGTGCAGCTGGAACAATAGGTTCTGCTTTAACTCATTTTATAGTTGGAAATAAACCACTTAAAATTATTCTTTTAGATAATGCGGAAACACCTCTTTTTAATCTGGAGGAAACGCTACGTTTAAAAGTTTTGATAAGTACCAATATTATCTATGTTTTAGGGTGCATTACCGATCAATCATTTGTACAAAAATTATTTAGTGCTCATACTATCGATTATGTTTTTCATACCGCTGCCTATAAACACGTTCCTATTTTAGAAAGAAATCCAATTCCGGGGGTAAAAGTCAATTGTTTTGGGACTAAAATACTGGCCGATGCGGCTGTAAAATATGAAGTTAAAAATTTTGTATTAGTATCGACTGATAAAGCGGTTGCTCCCGCAAATGTAATGGGTGCTACTAAATTGCTAGCAGAGAAATATGTTAGCGCATTAAGCAAGCAATATCCAGAATTGACACGATTTGTAACTTTAAGGTTTGGTAATGTAATCGGTTCGAATGGTTCTGTAATACCATTGTTTAGAGAGCAGTTGTTAAAGGATAAAAGACTAACATTAACTCATAAAGAAACAACACGCTATTTTATTAGTGTTTCTAAGGTTGTTGTTTTGTTAATTGAAAGTTTAAAATTTGCTAAAACAGGCGCTTTATTTTTGTTGGAAATGGGAGAGGCGCAATCCATTTTAAATATTGCAAAACAAACAATTTCAGAGTTGAAATTAAAGGAAGAAGAGGTTCAAATAGAGATAGTAGGGTTAAGGCCGGGAGAAAAGCTTCATGAAGATTTGGTTAATAAGCATACAAGTCTTGAAAAAACAACACATCCTGAAATTTATTTAATTAAAGAAGAGGAAATACTATCTTTAGATGTAGTAACAAGTAATCTTAAGAGTCTTCAAATTATAGTTGATCAACAAAATGATATAGAGGTTGTGCGATGCCTTAA